Below is a window of Vibrio fortis DNA.
TTGCTCTAGAAGCGTTGCTAGCTCTCGCTTCGGCGTATTTCTGGTTAAATTTGGATGAGTGAATATATCTGCGGTTGCAATGCTCACTTGAGGCTTAACCACCAAATACCACCTCTCTTCTGGGTTAGCAGGGTGCAACTGCTCACCTACGCCCTCAGCAAAAGCAGAGAAGCCACGAACGAATACAGGAACGTCCGCACCTAACTTTAAGCCTATCTCAGCTAATTGGTCATCAGATAGGTTGAGCTGCCACAGGTAGTTCAATGCGACTAACACGGTTGCGGCATTCGATGATCCACCGCCAATACCGCCGCCCATAGGCAGAACTTTCTTTAGTTCAATGTCGGCACCGAAAGCGGTGTTGGCGTATTGTTGAAGCGCGGTCGCGGCTTTCCAGATCAGGTTATCTTCAGTAGCAACCCCTGGTATCTGGGGAGAAATAGTGATTTGGTTTGAGCGTTGATGTGCCGTGATACTCAGTTCATCGCCAAAATCGATAAACTGAAACAGTGTTTGTAAT
It encodes the following:
- the ispE gene encoding 4-(cytidine 5'-diphospho)-2-C-methyl-D-erythritol kinase — translated: MISTQTHWPSPAKLNLFLYITGRRDNGYHELQTLFQFIDFGDELSITAHQRSNQITISPQIPGVATEDNLIWKAATALQQYANTAFGADIELKKVLPMGGGIGGGSSNAATVLVALNYLWQLNLSDDQLAEIGLKLGADVPVFVRGFSAFAEGVGEQLHPANPEERWYLVVKPQVSIATADIFTHPNLTRNTPKRELATLLEQEYVNDCEKIVRMLYPEVDKQLSWLLQYAPSRLTGTGSCVFAEFSSKNEAESVLAKLPDTASAFIAKGRNLSPLKEALAEHQSAHPQSI